The sequence below is a genomic window from Ipomoea triloba cultivar NCNSP0323 chromosome 10, ASM357664v1.
tcaaaatgtaactgtagttgtgttgaaatgtaactgcattgtatatgaaaagatactgaataacagtttcacatttgtgtttgatattatcgaatgaaactgtagttatatcaaaatgtaactgtagttgtgttgaaatgtaactgcagtgtatatgaacagatactgaataacagtttcacttttgtgtttttatattatcgaatgaaactgtagttatatcaaaatgtaactgcagttgtgttgaaatgtaactgaagttgtgttgaaatgtaactgcagtatatatgaaaagaaagtgagtggtgcgaattcatccgtctattttcattaatcaaaacgacgtcgttttgggaccgcggtccacgatataatttgcgcatatattacatatatatacacatcagtcaaaagattaacatatataaatcagTCCATAATTTCCACTTTatccattatattcttttaatttaattaatattaattatgtgtTGATTCCGTTTGtgcatatattacatatatatacacatcagTCAAAAGATTAACATATATGAATCAGTCCATAATTCCCGTGAATatccattatattcttttaatttaattatattaatttattatttatgttttgacaattacttaaaataattgaataaaacatGGTCTtccttctaatttttttttagacttttcctattataatttttaattatgcatttaattttgaccatataatatttattatattaagtatAACGTACAATttctattaatatttaattttgaccatataatcaatttctattttattgtaagtaaagtaatttctattttattgccCGTGGGTTTATAAACAACTTAATTTAACAGCTGACTTAATATAAACAActtttttcatataaaaattgATGTGATCGCAAAACGAAGAACTCTCCAAATCATATGGTTGATATATACTGTATGAACTGAAGATTGGTTTCGAAAAGATAgagtgaatataaaatttttatattaaatattaatattacacATGGCATAAAATCATGCAGGATACAGTGGatgaaactaaaaaagaaacctgcaaataattttaataaaaaaatgggttggattcgggtttgGTTGGGAACCCAGGAGTGATGAACCCAATCATGATGGATTCTGATATTATCTTTGTGATAAAGAATCTCCTCGCCGTAATTCTCGAAGTAGACATAATAACGGTTCTTCATTTTCCGGGTGATTTGACCGACCCACCAACCGTCATTGTCGAAGGCGTCCACTACCTGGTACATGTTGAAAAAGGTGGACTGCACTTGCGGCGGCTGCGGCCGGATTTGTTCGAGTGGAACGTTCTCCGTCAGTGGGGCGGAAAAGTCATCCGTCATCAAATTTCTGTATTGAACTATGTAGACATTGGTGGTTTATCAATTCCTCCTAATATGCAGTTatcaaaaactaataaaatgatTTGTGTACAAATTATTCTTTGtgcatctatatatatatatatatatatatatatatatatatatatatatatatatcctaatatgcagttatcaaaaactaataaaatgatTGATGTACAAATTATTCTTTGTGCATCTAATATAATTTCCGTTAAATTTCAGTCAATATCCATTTATATATAACCAGGccatatatatgttaatcttattaattatgttttgattccGTTTGTGCATATATCCATAATAGTAACCAATGATCCAGCACCCATGCTTTCATCTTGAAACCTTCGGCCATTATCCACCGTTAATATCcattatattcttttcatttaattatattaatttattatttatgttttgactaaaatgccctccagTTTTTGGGGGGAAAAACGCTTTCCAGGAACttgtgttattatatatatatatatatatatatatgtatatatatatctaaaaacataataagtctcaatccagGTTATACACCTGgtttatgtctgtttttttcgttaatttttgttgtaccttatgctataaaagttgtactacataattttttggatagaaatatccctaccgttataacctttgttatcttttcacattatagttaccatgcacatgcatacacaatattttttcttacattcttcaatgataagtttgaattcatttttattttaattaaatattaccatagttatatttaataatttatcatttctataattcttacttcaataatattaacatatatatatatatatatatatatatataNNNNNNNNNNNNNNNNNNNNNNNNNtataatatatgtatatatatatctaaaaacataataagtctcaatccaggttatacccctggtttatgtccgttttttccgttaatttttgttgtaccttatgctataaaagttgtactacataattttttggacagaaatatccctaccgttataacttctgttatcttttcacattatattaccatgcacatgcatacacaatattatatatatatatatatatatatatatatatatatatatatatatatatatatatatatatatattcttacattcttcaatggaaagtttaaattcatttagattttaattaaatattaccatagttatatttagtaatttatcatttttataattcttacttcaataatattaatatatatatatatatatatatacatacatacatatatatatatatatacacacacacacacacactattatttaaaaatattaatattataaattagcagcaacataatgcatttgcagttgaattgagacaagatttttggatatcaatctgtggaagttgttgaattgagatagttgaaatcaagtattatgtatatccatatatgaatatgaatttataagggatatatctctaattagaagaagactatatttttttctaaaaaaaaaaaagaagactatatttaaacaaattttattcattttcaaagacaaaaatattgtaatacaacgttgagtaccctaaaaattacagtggaatatattcatcacaatgaatttgaatttcttgtattaatttcaaatacgtacacaacaaaaattttactcgaatatctatgaaacttcgacaactaaaaaaaatgcattatatctatttcaaaataatttactaattgggtttaaatattgggcacaagtcttcgcgcaaagcgcgtagaaaaaactagtatatatatatgtcattggAGAATGTTGTCATTTGGTATTTTTGTTTTGTGGAGTGAGCAGTGACGTAAAAGCCGACTCACTAAAAAGCCGGAAAAACTCCCTGcttatgaaaatttattttgataactTGAAATTCCTTTATTAGTATCCATTTCtctttgatattttatataaatcaaGTGTGGATGActttgagaaatttgaaatgTATTCTTGTAAGATTTTCTCTTGGAAAGAGATTAATTGGGAGATTGGAATTCCCTCTttggtattattttttttatgagagattggaattctctctttgatggttatttgaaagtttaaaggaattttgagtacTAAAGGTATTAtgaaatgttttgagaaattgGTTATATGGAAGTGTTGATGTAAAAGattatatggtgaattttgagaaaatagtggttgaatgattttgaattaTGGATAGGCAATGCATTGATTCCCTAGAAATTTTATagatattatgaatttatgatttatatttggatgtgtgatttcctcaagttatattttaattggttaaagATTATTGATATTGATGAGAATAAAAATGCTTAAGGGGTTACTGAATGTGCTAATTACATGTTCTTATGTGTtatgtgctatgtgcaaaatgttttacggggtggagtaagtcttaccagctgttcaatgttgactttgtttcCTCCCTAGTTAATTTTGCAGGTGATGATTGCATGATTTGGAGCATGAGAGTGATTTACACCCTTCTAGATTAGTCTTtggagttttattttattaaataatctAGAGGTTGTATTTAAAAGAAATGTATTTAGTTCATTGTACTAGTATAAATTATGGGTTATttttagtagttgttttagcctgtgcatttagatataagttgtatctaaacgtggcggtagcatccctatttTCTGTAGTTCTGGTTTTGGGCTTCcgcaattataaaatatttttaattaaataaattcttttttaataaaatattttggtttgaAAAATGAGGGTGTTACACTGGTCGGGACCCAAGTGCGGGGACCACTCCGTAACGGAGGTTGGTTGGTCATCTGTCGGTACTTAGTCTATTTTCCATTTTGGACTGTCGATCCCCCAGAAGCGTTTTCTTCTCTTCGCGGGGTCATTTTGCCTCCCGCTTCCTCTTCTAGCGTAAGGCCTCATCTGTTTTTGAGTATTTGTTAGCTCGCTGAATGGCTTGCGCGTAGGTTTCGGCGGTTTCCCTTCGCAAGCTAATGCACTAGTCTCCTAATCTCAAAGCTTCATTCCATGAACAATGTTAGGGGAATTCGGTCATCTAGGTCCTCTACTGTCTATACCTCTTTCTGCCACCATTTCATGAGTTATTTCAACATCTCTGATTCTCCCTGCTATACAGAAGCTAAAGCCATGATGTGTTTTTTAGCTTTCATACTTCTTGCGAAGTGTGTTGGAAATTGCTTTGCTAGTGTCTCAAAGCAGTTGATAGATCGAGGTGGTATTGACTAGAACTTTTGTTGTATCGCCCCTCTGAGTGTTAAAAAGAAGGTGGGCCAATACATGGGTGACCCTATCCTATTAGCATCATCTTTGCTTGGAAATCGACCAGGTGATCACTAGGGTTATCAATTCCATCATACGTAGGCATGGTTAGGCACTTAAAGTCCATCGGTACGCGATACTTTTGAATTTCTTCCGAGGACGGTTTGGCGGACAACAAGGACTGTGTAGTCGACCAGTCCTTTCTACCTTCAATATTCCATTGGAGGTCCTTTACTTCTTTAACACCGTGACCTCTCTATCTCGGTCCTCTTGACTGAGTCTCAAGGTCCCACCATTGCTTTCAACTATTCCTTTTGAAGAACCCTCCTTATTATATTCTTCTTCGTCCCGCGATTATCATGTTCGGAAACTAGCTGCTCGGGTGGCCTTCGCTCGCCGTTGGGGATCGAGCCTGACTTTTTGACTCGGGTTCTTATTTGCTGGGCTATCTTGCCTTAACCGCTCAATGACGAGTGGTTGGTTTCGGGGTCTTAAGCGATCGTGGACCGAAACTGCAAAGAGATTTTTCCTGGGTGGACCAGATCCCCGTGTTTTCTCGGGCGATCGATCCTGGTTGTCTACACATCGTGAGTGTCTTGTAATAGAGCTATAGGGCTTCGAGGATGCGCTCAATAGCCTCTAGCACGGTAGGACAGTCTCTAATCGATCGGGTCCGAGGGACGCTAGGAACATGCCGTGTGATTGAATGGACCTCCTCTTCGTCCTAGCTAGGTCTCTTCTAGATAATTTTCTTGAGGGGGTAAAGACTGACCAGACAGTGCATGATAGGCAGGTCGGCCGAGGGTTTCTCGCATATCACAGACCGACCGGTCAGTTTGGGTATATCGTCGTGTAAACACCATGATCTAAGGTTTTTGGGATTTGTATCTCAGGTTTGATGAATGAATGTAACTTTTTGTTTCGATCCGTACGGACGCCGTCAATATAGGTTTTATGTCTTTCGGGCAATCAATGGCTGGCCAACACATATGTTAAAAtaacaagtataaaaatatagaaaaaatatgaagaaaatTTAGAGaggataaatattttatattactgAGAATTGCTTGTTCCCACATGTATGGGGTctattatacatattttgggttAGAAGCCCTACAAGGAAAAGAAATCCTAGACTGCCTTATATTAGGAATCCTAATCATATTGAAATTGAGCTTCGTACTAGATAGGCCCGATCCTTGAATTGGTATATTGGGAATAATAAGTCTAATCCTATGAATTCCTATCGAAACTTCTTCACTATCTCGTACTGGCCTCCTTCTTAGACTTTATTGATCTAGTTATTTTATTGGGCTGATCCATTTAGTCAACTAGAGgtgtcaaaacgggcttagccagCCCGTCCCGCCCCGCTAAAAGGGCGAGGCGGGCTCTAATTTCTAAAGCCCGTTTTAtagcgggctttttagcccgccccgtCTAAACCCGTGGGCTTGGCGGGTAGCCCGCAAACCCGCctattaaaccaaaaaaaaagaagaagaagaaatcagaCTCCCGCTAGTAAttataagtaattatatttagtttatGATTTTTCTATTAGGCTAGAACCATCCCTGCTCACTGTTTTGAAGACTTTTTGTTTCTATTAGCCGTAGAAGTTAGAACCAGTGAACCACCCCTGCTTactgtatattttaatttttaagtaattatatttagtttatattttttgcAGTTTACTAGTTTACAGTATGTTATATCATATATGTAGTAGTTTACAGTATATTTGCCAGTATTTTTGTAAGTAGTTTACagtatatttttcaatttttgccCCGTATTTGCCAGATTGGCGGACCCCCGCAGGCTTAGGGCGGGGCGGGGGGTCATTTTTCGGGCCCGCTTTTTGGCGGGTTTTTTAACCTACCCCGccggcgggggggggggggggctttgGGGNNNNNNNNNNNNNNNNNNNNNNNNNNNNNNNNNNNNNNNNNNNNNNNNNNNNNNNNNNNNNNNNNNNNNNNNNNNNNNNNNNNNNNNNNNNNNNNNNNNNNNNNNNNNNNNNNNNNNNNNNNNNNNNNNNNNNNNNNNNNNNNNNNNNNNNNNNNNNNNNNNNNNNNNNNNNNNNNNNNNNNNNNNNNNNNNNNNNNNNNNNNNNNNNNNNNNNNNNNNNNNNNNNNNNNNNNNNNNNNNNNNNNNNNNNNNNNNNNNNNNNNNNNNNNNNNNNNNNNNNNNNNNNNNNNNNNNNNNNNNNNNNNNNNNNNNNNNNNNNNNNNNNNNNNNNNNNNNNNNNNNNNNNNNNNNNNNNNNNNNNNNNNNNNNNNNNNNNNNNNNNNNNNNNNNNNNNNNNNNNNNNNNNNNNNNNNNNNNNNNNNNNNNNNNNNNNNNNNNNNNNNNNNNNNNNNNNNNNNNNNNNNNNNNNNNNNNNNNNNNNNNNNNNNNNNNNNNNNNNNNNNNNNNNNNNNNNNNNNNNNNNNNNNNNNNNNNNNNNNNNNNNNNNNNNNNNNNNNNNNNNNNNNNNNNNNNNNNNNNNNNNNNNNNNNNNNNNNNNNNNNNNNNNNNNNNNNNNNNNNNNNNNNNNNNNNNNNNNNNNNNNNNNNNNNNNNNNNNNNNNNNNNNNNNNNNNNNNNNNNNNNNNNNNNNNNNNNNNNNNNNNNNNNNNNNNNNNNNNNNNNNNNNNNNNNNNNNNNNNNNNNNNNNNNNNNNNNNNNNNNNNNNNNNNNNNNNNNNNNNNNNNNNNNNNNNNNNNNNNNNNNNNNNNNNNNNNNNNNNNNNNNNNNNNNNNNNNNNNNNNNNNNNNNNNNNNNNNNNNNNNNNNNNNNNNNNNNNNNNNNNNNNNNNNNNNNNNNNNNNNNNNNNNNNNNNNNNNNNNNNNNNNNNNNNNNNNNNNNNNNNNNNNNNNNNNNNNNNNNNNNNNNNNNNNNNNNNNNNNNNNNNNNNNNNNNNNNNNNNNNNNNNNNNNNNNNNNNNNNNNNNNNNNNNNNNNNNNNNNNNNNNNNNNNNNNNNNNNNNNNNNNNNNNNNNNNNNNNNNNNNNNNNNNNNNNNNNNNNNNNNNNNNNNNNNNNNNNNNNNNNNNNNNNNNNNNNNNNNNNNNNNNNNNNNNNNNNNNNNNNNNNNNNNNNNNNNNNNNNNNNNNNNNNNNNNNNNNNNNNNNNNNNNNNNNNNNNNNNNNNNNNNNNNNNNNNNNNNNNNNNNNNNNNNNNNNNNNNNNNNNNNNNNNNNNNNNNNNNNNNggggggggggggggggggggggctttgGCGGGGTCCACCTCGccggcccgttttgacagctctataGTCAACCTAGTAAACCAtcagtcgttatatcgtggaccatggccCAAAAATGGcatcgtttctttaagtaaagaaacgactGTCGTCACAttttaacggagctccgtaaatgaaactacagtttatctcaaatgatactgcctcacattatttttatattatcaaatgaaactgttgttttgttgaaaggaaacttcaatgtatataaaataaaactgaataatagtttcacatatttgagtgtatgttgtctaatgaaactgtagttttaTCGAAAAGataatgtagttgtgttgtaatgaaactataatgtatataaaatgaaactgaataacaatttcacatattcgagtgtataatgttgaatgaaattgtagttatatcgaaatgaattgaaactgtagttgtgttgaaaggaaactgcagtgtatataaaatgaaactgaataacagtttctcatatttgagtgtatattgtccaatgaaactatagttatatagaaatgataatgtagttgtgttgtaatgaaactatagtgtatataaaatgaaactgaataacagtttttacatatttgaatgtataatgtcgaatgaaactgtagttatatcgaaattaggctgtagttgtgttgaatggaaattgcagtgtatataaaatgaaactgaatatattATGCACATAGAGTTACTTTTTGCGGAATGGCGCAGAACGAATGCCGTTAACACTGTTTTGATGTCTGGATTACGATGTATTGTAGACCGCGGTCCACATTAAAATCTGGAGTAAACCATCCATCAATAGATGTgtattgaaaaatgttttttttaacgGATATGCGTATCTCTTCCGGCGGTTGACATCGATGTGGAAACCGAAGGGTAGAATGGAATTGATCGCGCTAGAGAATGACTATTTTTTAGTCCGTTTCGGTATTCGGGATGATTTGGAGTATGCAAAATATGAAGGCCCATGGATGATCCTTGATCATTATTTGATTGTGAAGAATTGGGTGCCAAATTTTGATCCCTTTGCAGATTCAACGGAGAAGGTGCTTGTGTGGGTGAGGTTCCCCAATCTGCCTGTTGAGTTCTACAATCTTCTCTGCCTCCGGAAAATTGGTAACAAGCTTGGACGAACAGTGAGGGTGGATCACACGACTAGTCTGGTATCTAGAGGGAAGTTCGCTAGGGTTTGTGTGGAGATTGACATCACTAAACCTTTAATCTCTACGTTTACTTTGGAGGAGAAAGTCTGGAAGGTTGCTTATGAAGGAATTCACCTTGTCTGTTTTGCGTGCGGAATGTATGGCCATCGACAGGAGGCATGCCCTGCGTCTGCGGCTGGAGTGACTGCTGCTGGACAGGTTGGCTCTGAGGCCCCTCCACCGCCAGAGCCGGGCGCAAGACCTCATGGGAGCGTTCCTCTGGGGAATGTTACGGGAACAGGCATTCCTCCACGTACCGGCTCGTACGGCTCGTGGATGCTCGTCACGCGTACTGACCGGCAACAACAGGGACGCTAGGTTGATCCTCGTGCGAATGGAGTGACAAACGGGCGAAAGGTCCAGAATGCCACAGCAAAGGAGAAGGCGGGTGGTTCGGGGTCACGTTTTGACCCTTTGGAAACAGAGGATAGTCTAGAGGCGATGAATGATGCTGGTGAACTAGGTGACGCTGTAGGGATGACCGAGGGGAATACCGCTGCTGCTGCTATGCCACAGGCTACACAGAATCCCAATTTGGAGGGATGACAGCGTCGCAGTAACGTTATAGCTAACGAGCGGCAGATTACAAACGAACCAAATCCAGGAAGGCGAGTTCCGGTTGCTGCAGGGGCTGCGTCGGGGCAGGTTTCCAACAGGACTGGTTCCCATCGGGCTGCGGAAGAGGATGAACACGTGGTGATTCGAGGCGAGGATGGGGGAAATGTTATTCGCACTACTAGAGTTTCGACGACTGAAGGTGCCGCTGCTCTACCGGCTGCGGCTGCTTCCGAGTCTTTAGAACACCATACGGACCCACCCGCCGGAATGGACACTGAAGGGGATGTGGTTATGGAGGATGATATGTGCAGGGAGCCGGGTCTGGCCGAGGGTTCTAGTGGCACCTCGGTTTGATTGTGTCTTCTGTGTTTTTATTGtcgtttttttgtttgtttccttCCTTTGTTTGTTCGTTTTTCCATGAATTGTCTTTTTTGGAACTGTCAAGGCGCGGCTGGTCGGGAGTTCCACCGTGTCTTACAAAACCTCATCCGTTCTCATAAGCCCTCTATTCTCGGTCTTGTAGAGCCTAAGGTCTCCGGATCCCATGCAAATTCCATTTGCATGAAATTAGGCTTCTCGGACTAGGTTAGGGTCGAGGCGGTGGGCTTTAGTGGTGGCATCTGGGTTCTTTGGAATGTTTCTTGTAAGATCTCGGTTATATCAACTCACCCCCAGTTTATCCTTTTACAGGTACGGGAGGATGATAGCACGGTTTGGCATTTAGCGGTGGTTTATGGAAGCCCTACTCACCATCTTCGCCGGCGTCTTTGGTCTGCCCTCACCATGGCTAACCAAGGCGTGGTGGGGCCTTGGGCGGTCGTGGGAGATTTTAATGTTGTTCTAAATCAGGACGAAACTAGTAATTATAGTGCTTTCTCTTCTCAGCGGTGTGCTGATTTTGCGGACTGGATTGAAAATGAGGGCCTCATTGATATGGGGTTTCATGGCCCAAAGCTCACTTGGATGCGGGGCACTGATACTGGCATGGCTAAAGGGGCCCGGTTGGATAGAGCTCTGTGCAATATTGATTGGTGGAACTTTTTCCCGGAAGCTTCTGTCACACACCTTCCCCGGCTTTCTTCGGACCACATGCCGATTTTACTAACGATCGCCTGCCAACCGGTTGTGAGGAGGATATCGACTTTTAAGTTCCAGGCTGCATGGTTTACCCATAGGGGTTTGTTGGAGGTGGTACAATCTGCATGGGATCCGACTCATCACTTCACGGAGAATGTCCCTCGACTCACTGCAACTCTGGGGTGGTGGAATAAGCATACTTTTAGTAAT
It includes:
- the LOC116033194 gene encoding uncharacterized protein LOC116033194, with amino-acid sequence MWKPKGRMELIALENDYFLVRFGIRDDLEYAKYEGPWMILDHYLIVKNWVPNFDPFADSTEKVLVWVRFPNLPVEFYNLLCLRKIGNKLGRTVRVDHTTSLVSRGKFARVCVEIDITKPLISTFTLEEKVWKVAYEGIHLVCFACGMYGHRQEACPASAAGVTAAGQVGSEAPPPPEPGARPHGSVPLGNVTGTGIPPRTGSYGSWMLVTRTDRQQQGR